One region of Streptomyces sp. TLI_171 genomic DNA includes:
- a CDS encoding SMI1/KNR4 family protein produces the protein MRDYLAEVFAMLGPGGDRFASPEAWADLEAVLGTKLPEDYKAVIDAYAPVQINGHLYLKHPATERWNLGKEIRQTSDAWAELDWEREDWLEPEENARAVLGLSKVTFGTKDGLVPLTSTDRGEYIFFAPLPDGTGVRICAVEHDGSWYEYRMSFAEWLYRYLIGEDMVGPNSSAFYPGPVLLEPLPMSPDDRPTPTHGPHRGM, from the coding sequence GTGCGGGACTATCTCGCTGAGGTCTTCGCCATGCTCGGCCCTGGCGGCGATCGGTTCGCCAGCCCAGAAGCGTGGGCCGACTTGGAGGCCGTGCTCGGCACCAAGCTTCCCGAGGACTACAAGGCGGTGATCGACGCCTATGCCCCCGTACAGATCAACGGACACCTCTACCTCAAGCACCCGGCCACCGAGCGCTGGAACCTCGGGAAGGAGATCCGCCAGACCTCCGACGCCTGGGCCGAGCTCGACTGGGAGCGCGAGGACTGGCTGGAGCCGGAGGAGAACGCCCGCGCTGTCCTTGGCTTGAGCAAGGTGACGTTCGGTACCAAGGACGGCCTGGTTCCGCTCACCAGCACCGATCGCGGTGAATACATCTTCTTCGCCCCGCTGCCTGACGGCACAGGAGTACGGATCTGCGCGGTCGAGCACGACGGCTCCTGGTACGAGTACCGGATGAGCTTCGCCGAGTGGCTCTACCGCTACCTGATCGGTGAGGACATGGTCGGCCCGAACAGCTCCGCCTTCTACCCCGGCCCGGTGCTCCTGGAGCCGCTTCCCATGTCACCCGACGACCGCCCCACGCCGACGCACGGCCCCCACCGCGGCATGTGA
- a CDS encoding IS5 family transposase: protein MTDRRPYPSDLSDARCSLVEPTLTAWRQERTARALAFGRPPEHDLRDLLDAILYVDRTGIPWRYLPHDYPPWETVYAYFAKWQREGVFEQLNGLLRRLLRTAEGRDPEPTACILDSQSVKTSTNVPAVSQGADVGKKIVGRKRNIVTDTIGLLLVVLVTAASVQDNAAGRQLLTTVAAEHPSVGKAWVGMGYKNAVVEHGATLGIDVEIVRRDPATRGFVVQPRRWVVERTFGWLMNHRRLARDYEALPARSEAMVHVAMINLMTRRLTSETTPTWRGT, encoded by the coding sequence ATGACGGATCGTCGACCGTATCCGAGCGACCTGTCCGACGCCCGCTGTTCCCTGGTCGAGCCCACCCTCACCGCCTGGCGCCAGGAACGTACCGCCCGCGCCCTCGCCTTCGGCCGGCCACCCGAGCACGACCTGCGCGACCTCCTCGACGCGATCCTCTACGTCGACCGCACCGGCATCCCCTGGCGTTACCTCCCACACGACTACCCGCCCTGGGAGACCGTCTACGCCTACTTCGCCAAGTGGCAGCGCGAGGGAGTGTTCGAGCAGCTCAACGGCCTCCTCCGGCGCTTGCTCCGCACCGCAGAAGGCCGCGATCCAGAGCCAACGGCCTGCATTCTCGACTCGCAGAGCGTGAAGACCTCGACCAACGTCCCCGCCGTGAGTCAGGGCGCCGATGTCGGCAAGAAGATCGTGGGCAGGAAGCGGAACATCGTCACCGACACGATCGGCCTGCTGCTGGTGGTGCTGGTCACCGCCGCGAGCGTCCAGGACAACGCCGCCGGCCGACAGCTCCTGACCACGGTGGCAGCCGAGCATCCCAGCGTCGGCAAGGCCTGGGTCGGCATGGGATACAAGAATGCCGTCGTCGAGCACGGCGCCACGCTCGGTATCGACGTCGAGATCGTCCGCCGAGACCCCGCCACCAGGGGGTTCGTCGTCCAGCCCCGCCGCTGGGTCGTCGAGCGGACCTTTGGCTGGCTCATGAACCACCGCCGCCTCGCCCGCGACTACGAAGCCCTCCCGGCCCGTTCCGAAGCCATGGTCCACGTCGCCATGATCAACCTCATGACCCGCCGACTCACCAGCGAAACCACCCCGACCTGGCGCGGAACCTGA